From the genome of Anoplopoma fimbria isolate UVic2021 breed Golden Eagle Sablefish chromosome 1, Afim_UVic_2022, whole genome shotgun sequence, one region includes:
- the polr1g gene encoding CD3e molecule, epsilon associated protein has translation MPGQISSSSSEDEEDVHATESPVKQKETAKKTTTYQCPAEFVPFSHKPCSSTLTESLKSNSNELWLIKAPASFNPECFSSIKVPLSGLQTLKVPTTPGGSKTGSGHQIYSILASPHGTSELHLLTSDKRSSGGVVFGPAFSGLLNVCESYGDSGANQAPQVIPAALPPSIPPGLKQRFHPFGSKTPTLTCVAESEVDGAALGPSSATLRPLVVKRFVEETWQEEEGTKRKKKKKEKRIKMERVEEAEVKVKKEPVAEIQEEVTMELPFQEGDASEERRKKKKKKKDREREEVEEGVEPSVSVKVEKMEVKCEPVDPSYSDVGEGSGRKKKKKKKSKTEDD, from the exons ATGCCTGGGCAGATATCCTCTTCATCAAGCGAGGATGAAGAGGACGTCCATGCAACAGAATCACCTGTAAAGCAAAAAGAAACAG CTAAGAAGACCACCACGTACCAGTGTCCTGCTGAATTTGTGCCTTTCAGCCATAAGCCCTGCAGCAGCACTCTCACAGAGAGTCTGAAGAGCAACAGCAATGAGTTGTGGCTCATTAAAGCTCCTGCCAGCTTTAACCCAGAATG CTTCAGCAGCATCAAGGTGCCCCTCTCGGGTCTCCAGACCCTGAAAGTTCCCACGACTCCAGGCGGATCCAAGACTGGGAGCGGCCATCAGATCTACAGTATCCTGGCGTCCCCCCATGGCACCTCCGAGCTCCACCTGCTCACCAGCGACAAGCGGTCCTCGGGCGGCGTGGTTTTCGGCCCTGCTTTTTCGGGCCTGCTGAACGTGTGTGAGAGCTACGGGGACAGCGGCGCCAACCAGGCCCCGCAGGTCATCCCCGCAGCCCTGCCGCCCTCCATACCGCCGGGGCTGAAGCAGCGGTTCCACCCGTTCGGCAGCAAGACCCCTACGTTGACCTGTGTGGCAGAAAGCGAGGTGGACGGGGCCGCCTTGGGGCCCTCGTCGGCGACCCTCCGCCCGCTGGTCGTCAAGCGGTTCGTGGAGGAAACGtggcaggaggaggaaggcacaaaaaggaagaagaagaagaaagagaagcgGATAAAGATGGAGCGAGTAGAGGAGGCGGAGGTGAAGGTGAAAAAGGAACCTGTGGCGGAAATTCAAGAGGAAGTGACGATGGAGCTCCCCTTTCAGGAGGGCGATGCTtcggaggagaggaggaaaaagaagaagaagaagaaggacagggagagagaggaggtggaggagggcgTGGAGCCCAGCGTGAGCGTGAAGGTGGAAAAGATGGAGGTGAAATGTGAACCGGTAGACCCTTCGTACAGCGACGTCGGGGAGGGCtcggggaggaagaagaaaaagaagaagaaaagcaaaactgAGGATGACTAG
- the irf2bp1 gene encoding interferon regulatory factor 2-binding protein 1, with amino-acid sequence MSSSPSSSSSSSSSSRRQWCYLCDLPKMPWTVVWDFSEVVCRGCVNYEGANQIEFLISNARQLKRTHGMQDGTVRSPGPSPNKDVPRFERGRGESTVSAIRVPPNGLQPQEVNRQSPSGSRRPMLGAAIPPSLVTQSIAGIPHGLLASMPAGLTARTAPMSSSMIFPAPVLAEMSRRQQLGMGIGMMGMGIAPFITPELERELSSSQNQAKIQSQIHTAVAGSSNSKSAGLPSSSSSLAGGVSQTSPKPASSPARQPRPLASRSGGEPLGSSISAEAATTAAALPHSGASELGSASASNAHSTGNTLSCTLCHERLEDTHFVQCPSVPGHRFCFPCTRVYIQGRRGDGEVYCPSGERCPLDISPNSPPWAFMQGEVSTILGTAGAGAASAAAPGAGNGNGPGAGAGAGAGAASAAGSGAASGDVTVKKERET; translated from the exons ATGtcgtcctccccctcctcttcctcctcctcctcctcctcctccaggcgCCAGTGGTGCTACCTGTGCGACCTGCCGAAGATGCCGTGGACTGTGGTGTGGGACTTCAGCGAGGTGGTCTGTCGTGGCTGTGTGAACTACGAGGGAGCCAATCAGATCGAGTTCCTGATCTCCAACGCCAGGCAGCTCAAACGAACCCACGGGATGCAGGACGGCACCGTGAGGTCACCTGGTCCTTCTCCCAATAAAGACGTCCCCAGGTTcgaaagagggagaggggaaagCACCGTGTCGGCCATCCGAGTGCCACCCAATGGGCTGCAGCCTCAGGAGGTGAACCGTCAGAGTCCCAGTGGCAGCAGAAGACCCATGCTGGGAGCTGCCATCCCTCCCAGTTTGGTGACTCAAAGCATTGCAGGGATTCCTCATGGGCTACTTGCGAGCATGCCTGCGGGTTTGACTGCCAGGACAGCCCCCATGAGCAGCTCCATGATCTTCCCTGCTCCAGTGCTGGCCGAGATGAGCCGCAGACAGCAGCTGGGGATGGGGATAGGGATGATGGGGATGGGGATCGCCCCTTTCATCACTCCGGAGCTGGAACGAGAGCTCAGCTCGTCCCAGAACCAGGCCAAGATCCAGTCCCAGATCCACACAGCTGTGGCtggcagcagcaacagcaagaGTGCAGGTCTGCCTTCTTCGTCCTCGAGCCTGGCTGGAGGTGTGAGCCAGACCAGTCCCAAGCCCGCCTCGTCTCCGGCCAGGCAGCCGCGGCCCCTTGCATCCAGGTCCGGAGGGGAGCCACTGGGATCCAGCATCTCGGCAGAGGCGGCCACCACAGCTGCGGCGTTGCCCCACAGTGGTGCCTCTGAGCTGGGATCAGCATCTGCCAGCAACGCCCATTCAACTGGCAACACTCTGTCCTGCACCTTGTGCCACGAGAGGCTGGAAGACACACACTTTGTTCAGTGTCCATCAGTGCCAGGGCATAG GTTCTGCTTCCCCTGCACCAGAGTGTACATTCAGGGCCGGCGGGGCGATGGGGAGGTGTACTGCCCCAGCGGAGAGCGCTGTCCGTTGGACATCTCTCCTAACAGTCCCCCCTGGGCCTTCATGCAGGGAGAGGTCTCCACCATTCTTGGCACCGCTGGAGCAGGAGCCGCATCAGCTGCCGCACCCGGAGCAGGGAACGGGAACGGGCCCGgagctggtgctggtgctggtgctggtgctgcgTCGGCGGCCGGGAGCGGAGCCGCCAGTGGGGACGTCACCgtcaagaaagagagagagacgtga